One genomic region from Ascaphus truei isolate aAscTru1 chromosome 20 unlocalized genomic scaffold, aAscTru1.hap1 SUPER_20_unloc_5, whole genome shotgun sequence encodes:
- the LOC142474752 gene encoding LOW QUALITY PROTEIN: E3 ubiquitin/ISG15 ligase TRIM25-like (The sequence of the model RefSeq protein was modified relative to this genomic sequence to represent the inferred CDS: inserted 2 bases in 1 codon), with the protein MASAGLREELTCPICLSTYTQPVTLRCGHNFCQGCIGSVWDSQGGSGLYTCPECRAEFQERPALQRNLKLCNIAERFLSTQPEPAXEAVIFCTYCVTSSVPAAKTCLHCDASLCDIHLERHSKSEEHVLSEPTTTLKTRKCPVHKKLLEYYCPEDAACIYVSCCVFGEHRGHQVESLNEASEKKKEKLRHVLEKLTSVREETEKRAQSLQERRREVQEKAAGETARVTALIRDIRAQLEVLEKRVLSEINRWEEQVSLRVSDLIQQLEIKKDELSRKILHIEELSNITDPLTVLQGRESDNADFCDAEEGDNEDREREGNKVPAVGDLYEVLIPLTLQRLADIVTDLKAKSGFCVQGDSGILLDVNTAANNVSVSGDLKTASWSVRNQLRPNTPERFGDNQVLSSRSFSSGQHYWEVEISDSGGSRVGISYPSIVREGDQSRIGDNKKSWCLRMWGNNHAVTHDTIQTQIYPESRVQRLGIYLDYEAGRLSFYQLCDPIRHLHTVTATFTEPLHAAFGVWGNGWVRIRS; encoded by the exons ATGGCGTCTGCTGGTCTGAGAGAGGAGCTAACCTGCCCCATCTGCCTGAGCACTTATACCCAGCCTGTAACGCTGAGATGTGGGCATAACTTCTGCCAGGGCTGTATTGGGAGTGTGTGGGATTCCCAGGGGGGATCTGGTCTTTATACCTGTCCTGAATGCAGAGCAGAGTTTCAGGAGCGTCCtgcactgcagaggaacctgaAGCTGTGTAACATAGCGGAGCGTTTCCTTTCTACTCAGCCGGAGCCGGC GGAGGCTGTGATCTTCTGCACTTACTGTGTTACCTCCTCTGTACCCGCTGCCAAAACATGTCTGCATTGTGACGCCTCCCTGTGTGATATTCACCTAGAGAGACACAGCAAGTCAGAGGAACATGTCTTATCTGAGCCAACCACCACCTTAAAGACCAGGAAATGCCCCGTCCACAAGAAGCTCTTGGAGTATTACTGCCCTGAGGATGCTGCCTGTATCTATGTGTCCTGCTGCGTGTTTGGGGAGCACAGGGGACACCAGGTGGAGTCGCTGAATGAGGCCTctgagaagaagaaggagaaacTGAGACATGTTCTGGAGAAACTGACCTCAGTGAGAGAGGAGACTGAGAAAAGAGCCCAGAGTCTGCAGGAACGCAGGAGAGAAGTGCAGGAAAAAGCAGCTGGGGAGACAGCCCGAGTCACTGCCCTGATTAGGGACATCAGGGCACAACTGGAAGTCCTAGAGAAGCGAGTCCTGAGTGAGATCAACAGGTGGGAAGAGCAGGTTTCTCTCCGAGTCTCTGATCTAATCCAGCAGCTGGAAATAAAGAAGGACGAGCTGTCCAGGAAGATACTTCACATTGAGGAGCTGAGCAACATCACTGATCCATTAACTGTCTTACAGGGACGGGAATCAGACAATGCTGACTTCTGTGATGCTGAGGAGGGAGATaatgaggacagagagagagagggtaataaGGTCCCTGCTGTAGGCGATTTGTATGAGGTTCTGATCCCACTGACCTTACAGAGATTAGCTGATATTGTGACTGATCTAAAAGCAAAGAGCGGGTTCTGTGTGCAGGGGGATTCAGGCATATTACTGGATGTAAATACAGCGGCTAATAATGTATCTGTATCAGGTGACCTGAAAACTGCATCCTGGTCAGTAAGAAACCAGTTACGCCCAAATACACCAGAGAGATTTGGGGATAATCAGGTTTTAAGCAGCAGGAGTTTTTCCTCAGGACAACATTACTGGGAGGTGGAGATCAGTGACTCAGGGGGCAGCAGGGTAGGGATTTCCTATCCCAGTATAGTAAGGGAAGGAGATCAGTCTCGCATAGGAGATAATAAGAAGTCCTGGTGTTTGCGTATGTGGGGTAATAATCATGCAGTGACACATGACACAATACAAACACAGATATATCCCGAGTCTCGCGTGCAGAGATTAGGAATATACCTGGACTATGAGGCTGGGCGGCTGTCCTTTTATCAGCTGTGTGACCcgatcagacacttacacaccgtCACTGCCACCTTCACTGAGCCTCTTCATGCTGCGTTCGGTGTATGGGGTAATGGCTGGGTCAGAATCAGGAGCTAG